A window of uncultured Litoreibacter sp. contains these coding sequences:
- a CDS encoding DapH/DapD/GlmU-related protein → MRRAYLVQLLGMDLAPSAELSLSANLDRTFPIGVHVGANSYIAFGAVVLTHDRTRGLYLHTRIGENCFIGARSIILPGVKVGDGSIVAAGAVVTRDVPDDCIVAGNPARVIRQGIDAGPYGRLPTADRQEHCLAVTGLT, encoded by the coding sequence ATGCGTCGCGCATATTTGGTGCAGTTGTTGGGTATGGATCTCGCGCCCAGTGCCGAGCTATCGCTGTCGGCAAATCTGGATCGAACCTTTCCAATTGGAGTGCATGTGGGGGCGAACAGCTACATCGCGTTCGGGGCGGTGGTGTTGACCCACGACCGGACGCGCGGTCTGTATTTGCACACACGCATTGGCGAAAACTGTTTCATTGGCGCGCGCAGCATTATTCTGCCCGGAGTAAAGGTGGGCGATGGCAGCATTGTCGCAGCGGGGGCGGTCGTTACCCGCGATGTTCCCGACGACTGCATTGTTGCTGGCAACCCGGCGCGGGTCATTCGGCAGGGTATTGACGCCGGTCCCTATGGCCGTTTGCCGACGGCTGACCGGCAGGAGCATTGTCTCGCCGTCACAGGTCTGACCTAA